From a single bacterium genomic region:
- a CDS encoding beta-ketoacyl-ACP synthase III, protein MSQQTITRAAILGLGIYVPPRILTNADLEKIVETSDEWIVTRTGIRTRRIVEGDQAASDLAVPAAEAALRDAGISAADLDLIICGTTTPDMIFPATACIVQERIGAARAGAFDLLAACSSFVYGVVTATQMIEAGLVRHVLVLGAEVLTRLADWSDRTTSVLIGDGAGAVVMGPSSEGGGVLSTVVGSDGSAADILKLPSGGSRVPMTEEVVAKGLHRARMDGQSVFKLAVRIVPEAIREVVRKAGFSLDDISLVVPHQANLRITEAVARATGLPMERFVSTIESYGNTSSASVPISLWEARSDGRIKDGDHLVLIGFGGGFTWAACVLTWGR, encoded by the coding sequence ATGAGCCAGCAGACCATCACACGGGCCGCAATCCTGGGCCTCGGCATCTATGTCCCGCCGCGGATCCTGACCAACGCCGATCTGGAGAAGATCGTCGAAACCAGCGACGAGTGGATCGTCACGCGGACCGGCATCCGGACGCGCCGGATAGTTGAAGGTGACCAGGCCGCGTCCGACCTGGCCGTGCCCGCGGCCGAAGCCGCGCTGCGCGACGCGGGGATCTCCGCGGCGGATCTGGACCTGATCATCTGCGGGACCACGACCCCCGACATGATCTTCCCTGCCACCGCGTGCATCGTCCAAGAGCGGATCGGCGCCGCACGGGCCGGGGCGTTCGACCTGTTGGCCGCCTGCTCCAGCTTCGTCTACGGTGTGGTCACCGCCACGCAGATGATCGAAGCCGGGCTAGTAAGACACGTGCTCGTCCTGGGCGCCGAGGTGCTGACCCGGCTCGCGGATTGGAGCGACCGCACCACCAGCGTGCTAATCGGCGACGGCGCGGGAGCCGTCGTGATGGGACCCTCCTCTGAGGGCGGCGGTGTGCTTTCCACGGTCGTCGGCTCAGACGGCTCCGCGGCCGACATCCTCAAGCTACCGTCGGGCGGCAGTCGCGTGCCCATGACCGAAGAGGTCGTCGCCAAAGGTCTCCACCGCGCCCGCATGGATGGACAGTCGGTGTTCAAGCTGGCGGTACGGATCGTGCCCGAGGCCATACGTGAGGTCGTCCGGAAGGCGGGGTTCTCGCTGGACGACATCTCTCTGGTTGTACCGCACCAGGCCAACCTGCGCATTACCGAGGCAGTGGCCCGCGCGACCGGCCTTCCCATGGAGCGGTTCGTCAGCACCATCGAGTCGTACGGCAACACCTCCTCGGCGTCGGTGCCCATCTCGCTCTGGGAGGCACGGTCCGACGGCCGCATCAAGGACGGCGATCACCTCGTGCTGATCGGCTTCGGCGGCGGCTTCACCTGGGCCGCCTGCGTGCTTACCTGGGGACGGTAG
- a CDS encoding tetratricopeptide repeat protein: MTLGEKVRQARKSRGLTQRRLAAGELSESFISMLEHDKVRPSLETLRVLAGRLNVSLADLLDADPPPRKKVALKLELGTSLLRQHSFTEALEAYQEAERASARDSGLEIAFRIEMGLGQALTGLRQFDLAELHLARGRTVAGALGRPDLVARVASATGFLSLRQRDYPAARDAFSKALSAIRSAVPVDTEFEGRQLANLGRTYSELGLPAQALDCYQAALERLEPLGDMGALGLLHFNLGVAYERQQAFDLAHDHLARAALFFEAQENLHLLGTVKRSLGILLVSRGRLGEGTEALQQSLTLAVHLADDAGRAQTLTELARAAMLRGDLQGARGQAEEAIRLSVKLQDPSEAARAEAVVAAVCHREGRLDEAAHRYAFALEQFERLQAAGEIARVSRDYAFLALERGEEGQAARLFARAFRAQEAALASS; this comes from the coding sequence GTGACGCTTGGTGAGAAGGTCCGCCAGGCCCGTAAGAGCCGTGGCCTGACCCAGCGCCGGCTGGCAGCGGGCGAACTTTCCGAAAGCTTCATCAGCATGCTCGAGCACGACAAGGTTCGCCCTTCACTCGAGACGCTGCGGGTACTTGCCGGCCGGTTGAACGTGTCGTTGGCCGATCTGCTCGATGCCGATCCACCGCCGCGCAAGAAGGTTGCCCTGAAGCTCGAACTCGGCACATCGCTGTTGCGGCAACACAGTTTCACCGAAGCCCTGGAAGCATACCAGGAGGCGGAACGGGCGTCGGCTCGGGATTCCGGGTTGGAGATAGCCTTCCGCATTGAGATGGGACTGGGCCAGGCGCTCACCGGGCTGAGGCAGTTTGACCTGGCCGAACTCCACCTAGCACGCGGGCGCACTGTTGCAGGCGCGCTCGGGCGGCCGGATCTCGTCGCGCGCGTGGCAAGCGCCACAGGGTTTCTATCCCTCCGGCAGCGCGACTACCCGGCCGCCCGAGATGCATTCTCCAAAGCCCTGAGCGCGATCCGCTCGGCCGTCCCGGTGGACACTGAGTTTGAGGGCAGGCAACTGGCCAACCTCGGCCGGACCTACTCAGAACTCGGCCTCCCCGCGCAGGCACTCGACTGCTACCAGGCAGCCCTCGAACGGCTCGAGCCTCTGGGCGATATGGGCGCGCTGGGGCTGCTCCACTTCAACCTAGGCGTGGCCTACGAGCGGCAGCAGGCCTTTGATCTGGCCCACGACCACCTGGCGCGGGCCGCCCTGTTCTTCGAGGCTCAAGAGAATCTCCATCTGCTGGGCACGGTCAAGCGCAGCCTGGGCATTCTGCTGGTGAGTCGCGGGCGTCTCGGCGAGGGCACAGAGGCTCTCCAGCAGAGCCTAACCCTGGCCGTTCATCTGGCCGACGACGCCGGGCGGGCGCAGACACTGACTGAACTCGCCCGGGCCGCTATGCTGCGCGGGGATCTACAGGGGGCGCGTGGCCAGGCAGAAGAAGCGATCCGCCTGTCCGTGAAGCTCCAGGATCCGTCTGAGGCGGCTCGCGCCGAAGCGGTGGTGGCCGCGGTCTGTCATCGTGAGGGCCGTCTCGACGAAGCCGCCCACCGGTACGCCTTCGCGCTGGAGCAGTTCGAGCGTCTCCAGGCGGCGGGAGAGATCGCCCGGGTCAGCCGTGACTACGCCTTTCTCGCGCTCGAGCGCGGGGAGGAAGGGCAGGCGGCCCGGCTTTTCGCCCGCGCGTTTCGCGCCCAGGAGGCCGCGCTCGCCTCCAGCTAG
- a CDS encoding aspartate kinase, producing the protein MGLIVQKYGGSSVATAERLRHVASRVASTRRGGSNVVVVVSAPGHMTDELIARAREISSHPPARELDMLMAVGEQISIALLSMAVQEVGEQAISLTGGQVRIVTDAVHTKARILDVDRRRIDAELAQGRIVIVAGFQGVTPEDEITTLGRGGSDVTAVALASALGSDQCEIYTDVPGVFTADPRIEPNARQLARLSYDEMLEMASSGAVVLQARSVEYAKAYRVRMHVRSAWSDAPGTLVEEVPDVERIRTVTGVTHDVDVARITITDVPDSPGIAHRIFSALADRQINVDMIVKAASRGGKADISFTVTRADAPVAEETARGVALEVGGGEVVAVEGVAKVSVVGAGMASNPGVAARVFGALAEAGINIQMISTSEIKISCVVSAEEIQNAVRAVHSAFDLEGVRPAQ; encoded by the coding sequence GTGGGGCTGATCGTGCAGAAGTACGGGGGCAGTTCGGTGGCGACGGCCGAGCGCCTGCGCCACGTCGCCTCCCGCGTGGCCTCGACGCGCCGGGGGGGCTCGAACGTGGTGGTCGTCGTGTCCGCGCCGGGCCACATGACCGACGAGTTGATCGCGCGTGCCCGCGAGATCTCCTCGCACCCGCCGGCGAGGGAACTCGACATGCTCATGGCGGTGGGCGAGCAGATATCGATCGCGCTCCTGAGCATGGCGGTCCAGGAGGTTGGGGAGCAGGCGATCTCCCTGACCGGTGGTCAGGTGCGGATCGTCACCGACGCCGTGCACACCAAGGCCCGGATCCTAGATGTGGACCGGCGGCGCATAGACGCCGAACTGGCGCAGGGCCGCATCGTCATCGTGGCCGGGTTCCAGGGGGTTACCCCCGAAGATGAGATCACAACCCTGGGACGCGGTGGGTCCGATGTCACCGCGGTTGCGCTGGCGTCGGCCCTGGGCTCAGACCAGTGCGAGATCTACACCGATGTCCCGGGCGTGTTCACCGCCGATCCCAGGATCGAGCCCAACGCCCGGCAACTGGCCCGCCTGTCGTACGACGAGATGCTCGAGATGGCCTCCAGCGGAGCAGTTGTCCTGCAGGCCAGATCGGTGGAGTATGCTAAGGCATATCGCGTGCGGATGCACGTGCGCTCGGCTTGGAGCGATGCGCCAGGCACCCTTGTTGAGGAGGTTCCCGACGTGGAACGCATTCGCACGGTGACCGGAGTGACCCACGACGTTGACGTCGCGCGCATCACGATCACCGACGTCCCTGACAGCCCGGGCATCGCCCACCGTATCTTCTCGGCACTGGCCGACCGGCAGATCAACGTGGACATGATCGTCAAGGCTGCCAGCCGCGGCGGCAAGGCGGACATTTCGTTCACGGTGACCAGGGCCGACGCCCCGGTCGCGGAGGAGACCGCCCGAGGGGTGGCGCTGGAGGTCGGCGGTGGGGAGGTGGTGGCCGTCGAGGGGGTGGCGAAGGTATCCGTCGTGGGAGCAGGTATGGCGAGCAACCCTGGTGTGGCCGCGAGGGTGTTCGGCGCGCTGGCGGAGGCGGGCATCAACATCCAGATGATCAGTACTTCGGAGATCAAGATCTCGTGCGTGGTTTCCGCCGAGGAGATCCAGAACGCCGTGCGCGCGGTGCACAGCGCGTTCGACCTAGAGGGAGTCCGGCCGGCCCAATAG
- a CDS encoding N-acetylmuramoyl-L-alanine amidase, translating into MSRIVPDAWMPECRMERIITHWTGGVHHAGAGDREHYHVLIESDGRLVRGDHAISDNVSTAGDDYARHTRMMNAGSIGIAACGMAGAMQRPFRAGRYPMSAAQYEVMAAVAADLCERYRIPVALETVLGHGEVESALSVPQGGKWDPMVLPWDPRRPTVEVGEAFRVSVGESLGGAARKERLLPVRVIVDGRTVSDEGLLKGGASWCPLRPLADLFGWAVLRIDGRAATLRTGAGDCDLAANVRGDRGYVKISELCARLGWQAPAWDAATRTVRVRSSKGERGSR; encoded by the coding sequence ATGTCACGAATCGTGCCCGACGCGTGGATGCCCGAGTGCCGCATGGAGCGCATCATTACCCACTGGACGGGCGGAGTGCACCACGCCGGAGCCGGCGACCGGGAACACTACCATGTTCTGATCGAATCCGACGGCCGGCTCGTGCGGGGCGACCACGCGATATCGGACAACGTGAGTACGGCCGGTGACGACTACGCCCGGCACACCCGAATGATGAACGCAGGGAGCATCGGCATCGCCGCATGCGGCATGGCCGGCGCCATGCAGCGGCCCTTCCGGGCAGGGAGGTACCCGATGAGCGCCGCCCAGTACGAGGTGATGGCAGCGGTGGCAGCCGATCTCTGCGAACGGTACCGCATACCGGTGGCTCTTGAGACGGTCCTGGGGCACGGCGAGGTCGAGTCCGCGCTCAGCGTGCCCCAGGGAGGCAAGTGGGATCCCATGGTGCTGCCCTGGGACCCGCGGAGGCCCACGGTTGAAGTCGGCGAGGCCTTCCGCGTGAGTGTTGGGGAAAGCCTGGGTGGCGCCGCGCGAAAGGAGCGGCTGCTTCCGGTGCGTGTAATCGTGGACGGCCGCACGGTCTCGGATGAGGGACTGCTCAAGGGCGGGGCGTCGTGGTGCCCCCTGCGGCCGCTGGCCGACCTCTTTGGCTGGGCGGTCCTCCGGATTGACGGCCGGGCCGCCACCCTGCGCACCGGGGCTGGGGATTGTGATCTGGCTGCGAACGTGCGGGGCGACCGCGGCTACGTGAAGATCTCCGAGTTGTGTGCCAGGTTGGGATGGCAGGCTCCTGCCTGGGACGCTGCGACGCGCACGGTCCGCGTGCGCTCATCCAAAGGAGAAAGGGGGTCGCGATGA
- a CDS encoding PPOX class F420-dependent oxidoreductase produces the protein MSMRLDEATRAFLGEPNPAVLATASPGGRPQATPVWFVLEADQILINTSRGRVKLRNLETRPHVALTVVDPKNMYRYVQVQGRVVRLDVENGARDIDRLSVRYTGKPYSYQYGGGPEDRVSVLIQPLAVSGMGR, from the coding sequence ATGTCCATGCGACTCGATGAGGCGACACGCGCCTTTCTCGGCGAGCCCAATCCCGCGGTGCTCGCTACAGCTTCCCCAGGGGGCCGCCCGCAGGCCACGCCGGTCTGGTTCGTGCTGGAAGCCGACCAGATCCTGATCAACACCAGCAGGGGCAGGGTGAAACTACGCAACCTCGAGACCCGACCGCACGTGGCTTTGACCGTTGTTGACCCTAAGAACATGTACCGCTACGTGCAGGTCCAGGGCAGGGTCGTTCGCCTCGACGTCGAGAACGGCGCCCGCGACATCGACCGGCTCTCGGTGCGCTACACAGGGAAGCCGTACTCCTATCAGTACGGCGGAGGGCCCGAGGATCGCGTGAGCGTTCTGATCCAGCCGCTGGCCGTCAGCGGAATGGGGCGTTAG
- a CDS encoding patatin-like phospholipase family protein yields MPEQGDETGPPRGQRVDLVFEGGGVKGIGLVGALSVLEERGFLPQNVAGASAGAIVAVLHAAGYSASELREIILELDFRSFLDAAWEDRIPIVGVPLSILLDQGIYEGDAFLAFARSLLEAKGVHTFSDLIHPEFADQFRYRYRVQVIVSDLTERRLLVLPRDAYRLGVRPDDFDVSLSVRMSMSIPIFFEPVRFRNPQTGQEHLIVDGGMLSNFPVWLFDTDDEPPWPTFGLLLVEPDPRTPVSERLPRQRAARGAAGRVVDYLKSIVQTMLEAHDRLYIESADFARTIPIPTQGITGTEFNLPRHRALALYESGRAASERFLSSWDFEGYIAEFRQGKDQSRRREVAGRIRRAGALRPREES; encoded by the coding sequence ATGCCCGAGCAGGGGGATGAGACAGGCCCACCGCGCGGCCAGCGTGTGGATCTCGTCTTCGAGGGTGGCGGGGTCAAGGGGATCGGGCTGGTCGGCGCCCTCTCGGTCCTCGAGGAGCGCGGCTTCCTGCCCCAGAACGTGGCCGGCGCCTCTGCCGGGGCCATTGTCGCCGTCCTGCACGCCGCCGGGTACTCTGCCTCGGAACTGCGCGAGATCATCCTGGAGCTCGACTTCCGCAGCTTCCTGGATGCCGCTTGGGAAGACCGCATACCCATCGTCGGGGTGCCGCTGAGCATCCTTCTGGACCAGGGTATCTACGAGGGCGACGCGTTCCTCGCGTTTGCGCGCAGCCTGCTGGAGGCCAAGGGCGTGCACACGTTCTCCGATCTGATTCATCCCGAGTTCGCGGATCAGTTTCGGTACCGCTACCGGGTGCAGGTGATCGTCTCAGACCTGACCGAACGCCGCCTGTTGGTGCTCCCACGCGATGCTTACCGGCTCGGCGTACGCCCGGACGATTTCGATGTATCGCTGTCTGTTCGGATGAGCATGAGCATTCCCATCTTCTTTGAACCGGTTCGGTTCCGAAACCCGCAAACGGGGCAGGAGCACCTGATCGTGGACGGCGGGATGCTCTCGAACTTCCCTGTCTGGTTGTTCGACACCGACGATGAGCCGCCGTGGCCTACCTTCGGGCTGCTGCTGGTGGAGCCCGATCCGAGGACCCCGGTTTCCGAACGCCTGCCCAGGCAGAGGGCGGCCCGCGGCGCGGCCGGTAGGGTGGTGGACTACCTCAAGAGCATCGTTCAGACCATGCTGGAGGCCCACGACCGTCTCTACATCGAGAGCGCCGATTTCGCGCGCACGATCCCGATACCGACGCAGGGCATCACAGGCACGGAGTTCAACCTGCCGCGCCACCGGGCCCTGGCCCTGTACGAGTCCGGACGGGCAGCGTCCGAACGGTTCCTTTCATCTTGGGACTTTGAGGGATACATCGCCGAGTTCCGGCAGGGCAAGGACCAGTCGCGCCGGAGGGAGGTCGCAGGCCGGATTCGACGGGCAGGGGCCCTGAGGCCTCGGGAAGAGTCCTGA
- the thrC gene encoding threonine synthase has protein sequence MAPPIAWKGIIAAYGEFLPPMATPVTLHEGGTPLVPSPWLEGRLGRRVWLKLEGSNPTCSFKDRGMTVAVSRAAEDGARGVICASTGNTAASAAAYAARAGLSCSILLPAGAVARGKLVQAAAHGARVLAVEGEFEEILGMAVKLAAEEGYTLVNSLNPLRLEGQATASYEICDALGRAPAAMVLPVGNGGNITACWMGFLRYHAAGRISSRPLMIGVQAEGANPLVRGSPVARPETVASAIRIGRPASWKGAVEAAEVSGGWFLQVSDAEILSAQRALAAEGVFVEPASAAAAAGALHLPEAGLPDGDLVCVLTGHGLKDPDVIGMAEPWG, from the coding sequence GTGGCACCACCCATTGCCTGGAAGGGAATCATCGCCGCGTACGGGGAGTTCCTGCCGCCCATGGCCACCCCGGTCACGCTGCACGAAGGGGGCACGCCCCTGGTTCCCTCACCGTGGCTGGAAGGGCGCCTGGGGCGCCGGGTGTGGCTCAAACTGGAAGGCAGCAACCCAACGTGCTCGTTCAAGGACCGCGGCATGACAGTTGCCGTGAGCCGGGCCGCCGAAGATGGTGCCCGTGGAGTGATCTGCGCCTCTACCGGCAACACCGCGGCCTCGGCCGCCGCCTATGCCGCCCGGGCAGGTCTTTCCTGCAGCATCCTGCTGCCCGCCGGCGCAGTGGCTCGGGGGAAGCTTGTTCAGGCCGCCGCGCACGGCGCGCGCGTGCTGGCGGTTGAGGGGGAGTTCGAGGAGATCCTCGGCATGGCAGTGAAGCTGGCCGCGGAAGAGGGATACACGTTGGTCAACTCGCTCAACCCGCTTCGACTCGAAGGCCAGGCCACGGCATCGTACGAGATCTGCGACGCGTTGGGCCGCGCGCCGGCGGCCATGGTTCTTCCGGTGGGGAACGGCGGCAACATCACCGCGTGCTGGATGGGTTTCCTCCGCTACCATGCGGCAGGGCGGATCAGCTCGCGTCCCCTGATGATCGGGGTGCAGGCCGAGGGTGCGAACCCCCTAGTGCGCGGTTCGCCCGTGGCTCGGCCGGAGACGGTGGCGTCGGCGATCCGCATCGGCCGCCCGGCGAGCTGGAAGGGGGCAGTCGAGGCCGCGGAGGTTTCAGGAGGCTGGTTCCTGCAGGTAAGCGATGCTGAGATCCTCTCAGCCCAGCGGGCGCTCGCGGCGGAAGGGGTTTTCGTCGAACCCGCGTCGGCCGCCGCGGCCGCGGGTGCCCTGCACCTTCCGGAAGCCGGGTTGCCCGATGGCGACCTTGTCTGCGTACTGACAGGCCACGGGTTGAAGGATCCCGACGTCATTGGGATGGCTGAGCCGTGGGGCTGA
- a CDS encoding HAD-IIA family hydrolase yields the protein MIPRSLRGYLFDMDGVLYRGRRVLPGARALLAALDRKGIPFALVTNNSTRTPRQYTRFLATMGMRVPAKRIVTSSVGTAAYLRAALPPGSRVLVVGEPPFRHLVVRAGFTVAWEDVSAVVVGLDRRLTYAKLARATAAIARGAAFIASNADPMLPTEHGALPGAGALVAAVAHATGRTPIVIGKPDPRLLHEAMARIGTRPEQTAMVGDQLGTDIAAGRAAGLFTILVLTGVTTNRSPTDCDPRPDLTVRDLNDLRRWMAGESLRPD from the coding sequence ATGATCCCGAGAAGCCTCCGCGGCTATCTCTTCGATATGGACGGCGTGCTCTACCGGGGCAGGCGCGTGCTCCCCGGGGCGCGCGCGCTGCTGGCGGCACTCGATCGGAAGGGCATCCCCTTCGCGCTTGTGACCAACAACAGCACCCGGACCCCGCGCCAGTACACAAGGTTCCTGGCGACGATGGGAATGCGCGTGCCGGCCAAGCGCATCGTTACCTCTTCGGTGGGAACCGCGGCCTACCTGCGCGCCGCGCTGCCGCCCGGATCCCGCGTGCTGGTCGTCGGCGAACCGCCGTTCCGGCATCTGGTGGTCAGGGCGGGATTCACCGTGGCATGGGAGGACGTCTCGGCCGTAGTCGTTGGGCTGGATAGGCGCCTAACCTACGCGAAGCTCGCGCGGGCGACCGCGGCGATCGCCCGGGGCGCGGCGTTCATCGCCTCGAACGCCGACCCGATGCTGCCGACCGAGCACGGCGCGCTTCCGGGCGCCGGCGCGCTGGTGGCCGCGGTGGCGCATGCAACCGGCCGCACGCCGATCGTGATCGGCAAACCCGACCCCCGGCTGCTTCACGAAGCGATGGCCCGGATTGGGACGCGCCCTGAGCAGACCGCGATGGTCGGCGACCAGCTCGGCACCGACATAGCGGCGGGCCGCGCCGCAGGGCTTTTCACGATCCTGGTGCTCACCGGGGTGACGACGAACCGGTCTCCAACTGACTGCGACCCCCGCCCAGACCTAACCGTGCGCGACCTGAACGATCTCCGGCGCTGGATGGCCGGTGAGAGCCTTCGGCCGGACTAA
- a CDS encoding helix-turn-helix domain-containing protein codes for MGRHPSRRHASPEDVPVGGRIRERRRELGMTQTHLAGDVYTKSFISQMESGHADPSVDTLRYLGRRLQMALSSMAGSVADQHLAAVEGLLSWAQEAQQAGRADAARRAIELCIEVATAHEWHRHRAEACLLLAEVEIESGAGDRAAGALERIPDPSVLADPRVAIRKDLAEGLLALRKNNVSEAVAAFRRAMHQSRRSARHDDLTVRALAGLGEALARAGDHRQSRRRIEAAARMAARSRR; via the coding sequence ATGGGACGCCATCCATCACGGCGCCACGCATCACCCGAGGATGTTCCGGTCGGAGGCCGGATCCGCGAGCGCAGACGCGAACTCGGAATGACGCAGACACACCTTGCCGGCGATGTCTACACCAAGAGCTTCATCAGCCAGATGGAGAGCGGGCACGCGGACCCCTCTGTGGACACCCTGCGCTACCTGGGCCGCAGGCTACAGATGGCGCTGTCCAGCATGGCCGGAAGCGTCGCCGATCAGCATCTGGCCGCGGTGGAGGGCCTGCTGTCTTGGGCACAGGAGGCGCAGCAGGCCGGCAGGGCCGACGCCGCGCGCCGCGCGATCGAACTTTGCATTGAGGTCGCGACCGCCCATGAGTGGCACCGCCACCGCGCAGAGGCCTGTCTGCTCCTGGCAGAGGTTGAGATCGAGTCAGGGGCCGGCGATCGGGCGGCAGGGGCGCTGGAGCGGATTCCAGACCCATCCGTCCTGGCCGATCCCCGCGTTGCGATCCGGAAGGACCTGGCAGAAGGCCTGCTCGCCTTACGGAAGAACAACGTCTCCGAGGCCGTCGCGGCGTTCCGTCGGGCGATGCACCAATCACGCAGGTCGGCCCGGCACGATGACCTGACGGTCCGGGCGCTGGCAGGGCTCGGCGAGGCGCTCGCTCGGGCAGGCGACCACCGGCAGTCCCGGCGCAGGATCGAAGCCGCCGCGCGAATGGCAGCGCGGTCGCGCAGGTAG
- a CDS encoding FAD-binding oxidoreductase: MAVADVIVVGGGCTGASAAFWLASRHGQKVVLLDRGTVGGGPTGRSSGIVRMHYSYAPLVQLALRSREVFANFDAVVGGSADFKKTGFLLLAPPGQEATVEANVRLQRSLGGDTTVLDCRAIADLDARLRTDDVGAGAFEPDSGYADGYATATAFAAAARRHGAEVRENMPAVRLVVEGSRVTGVDTPSGRITAGAVLVAAGPWARGLLTPLGIDLPVRTTRHQVVLFEGPESVAPLGFVLVDLGTGFYLRPDVGCQFHGGSVEEYPDEEVSADAFNEGADFEFIEGMARRMEHRIPAFEGVGVKGGYASLYDVTPDWQPVLGPDTEIAGLFIAAGFSGHGFKLSPAIGETLAGLIVTGRYGEIDLTAFRPSRFAEGALIHSPYAHGIVG, translated from the coding sequence ATGGCAGTAGCCGATGTGATCGTGGTGGGCGGAGGCTGCACAGGCGCGAGCGCAGCATTCTGGTTGGCCTCACGCCATGGGCAGAAAGTGGTGCTTCTCGATCGGGGCACCGTGGGCGGCGGGCCTACGGGTCGCTCCAGCGGCATCGTTCGAATGCACTACTCCTATGCGCCCCTGGTCCAACTGGCGCTGCGCAGCCGCGAGGTGTTCGCGAACTTCGACGCCGTCGTTGGCGGGAGCGCCGACTTCAAGAAGACCGGATTTCTGCTATTGGCACCGCCCGGGCAGGAGGCGACCGTGGAGGCGAACGTACGGTTGCAGCGCTCTCTCGGTGGAGACACGACCGTGTTGGATTGCAGAGCCATCGCCGACCTCGACGCTCGTCTGCGCACCGACGATGTGGGCGCAGGGGCTTTCGAGCCCGACTCCGGGTATGCCGACGGGTACGCTACCGCCACCGCGTTCGCCGCGGCGGCGCGGCGGCACGGTGCAGAGGTGCGGGAGAACATGCCGGCCGTCCGCCTGGTGGTCGAGGGCTCGCGGGTCACAGGGGTGGACACCCCGAGCGGTCGGATCACGGCCGGGGCCGTTCTCGTTGCCGCAGGGCCGTGGGCGCGCGGGCTGCTGACCCCGCTGGGGATTGACCTGCCGGTCCGCACCACGCGCCACCAGGTGGTGCTGTTCGAGGGACCGGAGTCGGTAGCACCACTCGGCTTCGTGCTCGTGGACCTGGGGACGGGTTTCTACCTGCGTCCCGACGTTGGATGCCAGTTCCATGGCGGGTCGGTGGAAGAGTACCCTGACGAAGAGGTGTCTGCCGACGCGTTCAACGAGGGAGCCGATTTCGAGTTCATTGAAGGAATGGCAAGGCGGATGGAACACCGCATACCGGCCTTTGAGGGTGTGGGTGTGAAGGGGGGGTACGCCAGTCTCTACGATGTCACCCCTGATTGGCAGCCGGTGCTGGGCCCGGATACCGAGATAGCTGGTTTGTTTATTGCCGCCGGCTTCAGCGGGCACGGGTTCAAGTTGAGTCCTGCAATAGGGGAGACCCTGGCGGGCCTCATCGTGACCGGGCGCTACGGCGAGATAGACCTCACCGCGTTTCGACCATCACGATTCGCCGAAGGAGCGCTGATCCACAGCCCGTACGCGCACGGGATAGTGGGCTAG